DNA sequence from the Gammaproteobacteria bacterium genome:
ATGAAACCAGTTATTCCCTCGCCGAAGTACTGAAAGTTTTTGATCTCATCGAAAGAGACACGCTCTCACCGGAAGAACGAGCACGGATCATTGATGAGCGGCGCGAGGAAAAATACGGCGACGACAAATTTATTGAAGGCGTGGAAAAAGGAATTAAAGAAGGCATCGAGAAAGGAATCAAAGAAGGCATCGAGAAGGGAATCAAAGAAGGCATCGAGAAAGGAATCAAAAAAGGCATGGAAAAAGGAATAAAGAAAAAGGCCGGTGAAACCGCCAGGGTCATGCTGGACGAGGGAATAGATATCAACCTCATTGCTAAAATTACGAGACTATCGGCAACCGAAATTCTAAACATGAAAGAAAATCCGCTGGACTTTGACCAAAAAGATGATAATGATGGGCAATCGGAACTCGATCCCAATAATGATTGGCCGTAATTAACTCAAGAGTCTTGTCGGAATGAGGTCCGCTCGTGACCTTCTCAATATTTTTATTTCATTCGAGGAATATTCCATGAAAGAAGTGGCTCCCCTGCGTTATGGCGTGATCTTTAAAAAAGCCTTTGGCGAACCCGAGGTTTTCAAGGGGTTCGTGCGGGATTTTCTGGGCATCCATCTTGAAATCGACAAGGTGGAGACGGAAAAATCGTTTCCCGATCCGGTGGGTAATGTGGCCTCGCGTTTTGACCTGTTCGCCGAGGACAAAAAAAATCGGATTATTGTCGATATTCAACATGCCCGCCACTCGGATCATTATCACCGCTTCCTGCATTACCACTGCGCCGCGCTGCTGGAACAGGCGGTCAAATATAGCGAATATCGGCCCGCACGCACTGTTTTTACCCTGGTGGTGCTGACTTCCGGTGATAAACACAAGACCGACATCGCGGTGGTCGATTTTGATCCAAAAACCCTGGATGGCAGGCCGTTGAATGAAATTGCCCATAAAGTCGTTTATATCTGTCCAAAATACATCGGCGAGCAAACACCCGCGCCCTATCGGGAATGGATGCGGGCAATTGAGGACAGTCTTGATGGGACCGTTGATGAAACCAGTTATTCCCTCGCCGAAGTACTGAAAGTTTTTGATCTCATCGAAAGAGACACGCTCTCACCGGAAGAACGAGCACGGATCATTGATGAGCGGCGCGAGGAAAAATACGGCGACGACAAATTTATTGAAGGCGTGGAAAAAGGAATTAAAGAAGGCATCGAGAAGGGAATCAAAGAAGGCATGGAAAAAGGAATAAGGCAAAAGGCCGATGAAACCGCCAGGGTCATGCTCAAAAAAGAAATGGATATTCGTCTTGTCAGCGAACTTACTGGTCTATCGGAAACCGAAATTTTAAACATGAAAGAAAATCCGCCGGACTTTGACCAAAAAGATGATAATGATGGGCAATCGGAACTCGATCCCGACCACGACTGGCTACACCCAACCCAAGACGAATAATCAACAACTCCATGAATCGCCAACCTTTCATCAGCGGCCTGGCCCGGGCCGCCATCATTTTTAGTCTTCCCCTCCTCGCGTGGGCGGGAAACATCACCACCGACGGAACCACTGGCGCGGCTCAGTCGCTCACCGGCCCCAGGTACGCCATTCCGCAAAGCCTTGGCACCACGGTCGGGAATAATCTTTTTCACAGCTTCGGCCAGTTCAATCTGACTCAGGGCGACATCGCCACCTTCACCGGCGCGAATACCCTCCAGAATGTCATCAGCCGGGTCACTGGCGGATCCGCATCTTCGATTGATGGGACGATTAAATCCGAAATTGGTAACGCCAATTTCTTTTTCATCAATCCGGCGGGCATCATTTTTGGAGAACACGCGGCGGTCGATGTTCCTGCGGCGTTTCATGTCAGCACCGCCCAGGAATTGCGTTTTGCCGATGGCGTTCGTTTCAGCGCGGTCATGCCGGCGGGCAGCAGTTTTACCTCCGCCGCGCCCGAGGCTTTTGGATTTCTGGCGCTAAGTGGGGCGATTCAAATGAACAAGAGCAACTTGACTTTCAAGGATGGGAGTGCGGTAACCGTGGCAGGTGGATCAATAGCTATGACAGGAAAAGATCGATCAATAACTTCTACTAACCCTGTAGAAAATTGGTTGTATCATAATATCGAAGCCCCGCAAGGAGATCTTCGCATCTACGCGCAGGGAAATAGCATAGAATTAGTTCCAATCAATGGTTATTTACCAACAGGTAATGGAACTATAATTCTCAATGATGTAGCATGTATGATGTCTGGTAATGGTGGAGGAAGTTTTAGAATAAGTGGTGGTGATTTAGTTATTACTAATAATTCAGATCTTTCCATTATTAACACTGGTGAACCTTTGGAACCTTTGCTTGGTGTCACAAAAGATGCAACTGGTGAAATTAATATTAATGCTAGATCTTTATTACTTGAGAACTCTAGCATTCGTGGCGAAAGTAATTCATCAGGCAAAGCTGGAAACGTTAATATAACAGTAAATGGTGATATAAAACTCTTAAAAAGTGCAATGGTGTCGAGTAGTAGCTGGAACCAAGGAAATGCTGGTGATGTTACTGTGAATGCTTCAAATTTGACTATCGATGATGGTAGTAGTATTGAATCTATGTCTAAAAATGCTCTTTTAGGAACAACTTCAGGGAATGCTGGTAACGTTAATGTGACAGTTAGCGGTGAGATGCAAATCTTGAATGGTGGAAATGTTTCGGCTAGTAGTATGAATGAAGGAATTGCTGGTAATATCGCTGTAAATGCAGGACATTTGATTATCGATAGTAAAGGGTTTTCAGATTCATCTATAGAGTACTTATACAAAGGTAATTTGTGGGATGGAACAATGGAAGTTGATTTTAATAAAACTTGGGAAACACCGCAATATACTGGAATATTATCTAATGCCGGATTTTTTACTTCAAGTAAGGGAGGAAATATCACAGTCAATGTAAATGATAAGTTGGATATTTTGAATGGAGGACAGATTTCTACAAGTAGTTCCTCTGTATTGGGAGATGCAGGTACTATTAATATAACCACTAAATATTTACAAATTAATAGTAAAAATTTTACCGAGTGGGATACTGGTATCCTTTCTTTAATGGATTTAACGAAATGGAAGAACGGTGGTAAGTATGGATGGAATATTGGATATCAGGGATCATCTTATGGTAGAAAGTCAGGGTCTATAAATATAGACATATTAAGAGATACTCAACTGTTAGGGAATCTCGAAAATTTAAATTCAGTAATTTCTAGTAAAAATAATGAGACATATGGTGGTAACGATGCTGGTAAAATATCAATATCGGGTGCTGGACGTATCTCACTCACTGGTTCATCGATTAATACTTCCGCGCAAAATGGCAAGGGTGGGCCAATTAATATCAACGCCTCGCTCCTGGATCTGACCAATAGCCAAATTACCACCTCCGTGGAAGCAGGCGGGAATGGCGGCGATATTTCCATCCATGGAAATTATCTGGTGATGGACACCGGTTTCATCCAAGCAAATACCGCCGCGAAAGGAGCAACGGGCGGCAACATTTTCATCGACGAATTGGGCGTAATCGGCAAGGGTGGTGTCGTATCCGTGGGCGGACTAGAACGGGAAACCTTCCACACCAATTTCGGGAAAAACATCATCCAGGCCGCTGCGCCGGATGGAGTAAGTGGAAATGTCAAATTGACCTCACCCGACACCATACCAATTATATGCAGAAAATTACTTTATACGTAATATAACTAGATGCCAGACTGATCCAAGGCATTCATTATAAAGCTCCGATGAACAATCGACTTAAAAAATTTATTATCTGTTGCCGTAAGAATTTCTTTCGCACGCATTTTTAAATTTTCAACCGTGGAAAAAATTTCTCCAGCCATTTTACCTTTCAACCATCCCCATACTTGTTCTATTGGGTTTACTTCGGGGCTGTATGGAGGCTGATATAACAACATCACATTATCTGGTAACGCCAAATTTTGAGATTTATGGAAACTGGCGTTATCCATTTGAACTACATGAAAATCAGATGGATTTTCATCTGAAAAGTCTTTAAGGAATTTTTCAAATTCCTTACTATTCATCTTTTCTCCCTCCCAAAAAAAGTGTTCACCTGTTTTAATTTCAACTGCTCCATATAGTGAATAACCAGCACGATTCGCCTTTGTTTTCATCATTGGCTTAATACCACATTTAGTAATACGGCGGCGTAACCAGGTCTTTAATGAGAGACTGCTTTCATCTTGAACCCAATAGCGAATTTGTTTGTATTTTTCAAGACAAGGTTTTACTACCTCTATCAATGGTTTAGAAAGATTCTCCTTAAAATCTTCAACCATTGCTGGATTTTTCTTTTCTGAAAAAGGACGCACGACCTTCGGTGAAGCATTTAAGTCATACTTCACCAATTTATGCACCGTACTATACGCTGCTTCAATACCGTATTCTTCTTTTATCCATTCTTGAATTTCCTGATAACTCCCAAATCCTTCCTTCTGTTCCAATTTAATTGTTAATTCCTCAACCGCATCTACAGGAATTTTCCGCGAGGCTTTTCTTCCTTGATAATCCATAGTTAATAATTTTTTCAATCCTCCATCCATATAACGTCTCATCCATTTGGTA
Encoded proteins:
- a CDS encoding conserved hypothetical protein (Evidence 4 : Unknown function but conserved in other organisms), whose protein sequence is MRSARDLLNIFISFEEYSMKEVAPLRYGVIFKKAFGEPEVFKGFVRDFLGIHLEIDKVETEKSFPDPVGNVASRFDLFAEDKKNRIIVDIQHARHSDHYHRFLHYHCAALLEQAVKYSEYRPARTVFTLVVLTSGDKHKTDIAVVDFDPKTLDGRPLNEIAHKVVYICPKYIGEQTPAPYREWMRAIEDSLDGTVDETSYSLAEVLKVFDLIERDTLSPEERARIIDERREEKYGDDKFIEGVEKGIKEGIEKGIKEGMEKGIRQKADETARVMLKKEMDIRLVSELTGLSETEILNMKENPPDFDQKDDNDGQSELDPDHDWLHPTQDE
- a CDS encoding hypothetical protein (Evidence 5 : Unknown function), whose product is MEKGIKEGIEKGIKEGIEKGIKEGIEKGIKKGMEKGIKKKAGETARVMLDEGIDINLIAKITRLSATEILNMKENPLDFDQKDDNDGQSELDPNNDWP
- a CDS encoding putative Haemagg_act domain-containing protein (Evidence 3 : Putative function from multiple computational evidences), producing MNRQPFISGLARAAIIFSLPLLAWAGNITTDGTTGAAQSLTGPRYAIPQSLGTTVGNNLFHSFGQFNLTQGDIATFTGANTLQNVISRVTGGSASSIDGTIKSEIGNANFFFINPAGIIFGEHAAVDVPAAFHVSTAQELRFADGVRFSAVMPAGSSFTSAAPEAFGFLALSGAIQMNKSNLTFKDGSAVTVAGGSIAMTGKDRSITSTNPVENWLYHNIEAPQGDLRIYAQGNSIELVPINGYLPTGNGTIILNDVACMMSGNGGGSFRISGGDLVITNNSDLSIINTGEPLEPLLGVTKDATGEININARSLLLENSSIRGESNSSGKAGNVNITVNGDIKLLKSAMVSSSSWNQGNAGDVTVNASNLTIDDGSSIESMSKNALLGTTSGNAGNVNVTVSGEMQILNGGNVSASSMNEGIAGNIAVNAGHLIIDSKGFSDSSIEYLYKGNLWDGTMEVDFNKTWETPQYTGILSNAGFFTSSKGGNITVNVNDKLDILNGGQISTSSSSVLGDAGTINITTKYLQINSKNFTEWDTGILSLMDLTKWKNGGKYGWNIGYQGSSYGRKSGSINIDILRDTQLLGNLENLNSVISSKNNETYGGNDAGKISISGAGRISLTGSSINTSAQNGKGGPININASLLDLTNSQITTSVEAGGNGGDISIHGNYLVMDTGFIQANTAAKGATGGNIFIDELGVIGKGGVVSVGGLERETFHTNFGKNIIQAAAPDGVSGNVKLTSPDTIPIICRKLLYT
- a CDS encoding transposase, whose product is MSRSFHFEIKESQGELLVQMKAETNVRKRERLQFLYWYKSGLAITREQIARLLGRSLSVVTKWMRRYMDGGLKKLLTMDYQGRKASRKIPVDAVEELTIKLEQKEGFGSYQEIQEWIKEEYGIEAAYSTVHKLVKYDLNASPKVVRPFSEKKNPAMVEDFKENLSKPLIEVVKPCLEKYKQIRYWVQDESSLSLKTWLRRRITKCGIKPMMKTKANRAGYSLYGAVEIKTGEHFFWEGEKMNSKEFEKFLKDFSDENPSDFHVVQMDNASFHKSQNLALPDNVMLLYQPPYSPEVNPIEQVWGWLKGKMAGEIFSTVENLKMRAKEILTATDNKFFKSIVHRSFIMNALDQSGI